The DNA sequence attaaaatatacagtggatgtaattcttattgtcatgtgtttagttttcCAGTTAattccaactggggtgtcattaaacagcttagaGGGCGCttggggacaacagaataacacgctacacacttgctagttgctaatgctacgcaagcaaaatggtgcattcaggatACTTTCACAGTTTTCTTTGattataacgttttaaggggaaaattaTTGGCTCAATTGGctgattgttttggcagatgtttgaagggcaataatcggccgGGCCTTAACAAACACCTCCACAAGTGTCATGAAAATTGGGGCACTTGTAAGTCATTTTTCCAGCCTGTACGTTCCATTTATATAAAGCAATTCCTGATTTGTGTTCCAGGGGCGACCATAAAGCGCATCCAGCAGCAAACACACACCTACATCGTGACGCCGAGTCGCGACAAGGAGCCGGTGTTCGAGGTGACGGGCATGCCGGAGAACGTGGACCGCGCCCGCGAGGAGATCGAGGCGCACATCGCCCTGCGCACGGGCAcatgtggcggcggcggcggcggcctggAGGTGCCCGGCGCGGACAACAACGATTTCCAGTTTAACGGCACGGATGTCAGCTTCGACAACAGCGAAGCCGGGTGGTTCCGCGCCGGCGGCCTCCTTCCGGCCAACCCAAGCAGCGGCCAGCGGGCCAACGCGGGCGGCGGCGTCCGAATGTCTTCCACCTACCGCAATGACAGCTCCAGCTCCCTGGGCAGCGGCTCCAGCTCCACCGATTCCTTCTACGGAGGAGGCGGAGCCAACCGCATGGCCGACTTCAGCCCCACTTGCTCGTTCAACGCCAAttccaataacaacaacaacagcagcagcagcagcagcaacgaCAACACAGGGGCCACCAGCTTCTGGTTCGGGGACAGCCTGACCCCTGGGGGATCCGAGGACCTCGTCGCAGCGGCGGGTGGGAATTCCTCgtcgggatttgaacccctgacCATCTCCACGGCCGCCGCGCCGCCGCACATCTGGAGCCCCTTTGTGGACCACCAAAGTCTTCAGGCCTTTGATGCAAGGCCCACTCAGGTAGGTGGCGTTTGAAATAATGCTTGGATGTGTTTGGTGCGGCAGAACCAGAGCGCTGACCTTACTGAAGCTTGAAAAGAGGCActgtagaaaaaagttttgtttttattttcagacaAGTCAGCCCGGGACTCCCCGCCTCTCCCCCACTTTCCCCGGCGTCGACGCCTTGGAGCACCCCCAGGCGCTGCACATGCTCCGTGCCCCCTTCGGCGGCACCCAACGCCCGCCCTCCTACTGCTCggctttctcctcctcctccggcgACAGCTCGTCCTCGTCGCCGCCCGAGCCCTCCCTTGCCTACGGGGCCGGGCCGGGGCGCCGCCCGGGCCCCGACGCGTGCGTCCGCTGCCTGGACGGCCGGGCCGTGGCTGCCCTGGTCCCCTGTGGCCACAACCTCTTCTGCGCCAAGTGCGCCGGCCAAATCTGCCAGTGTCCTGACGCCGTCTGCCCTGTGTGCCTGTCGCCCGTCACCCAGGCCTTGCGGCTGCGCAACATGTGACTGGCGGATGGCTAAATCCTCAAATGTAGCAACCAGAAAACGtttcaaacgttttttttagccACCTTTTGATTTCTTTTTGTGTTGGAATTTGCAGCCGTCTTTTGTGACCGCCACCCtccggaggggggggggggcgcaagtGAGCATGTTTACAAACGGCAGGATCCCTGACCCGTATTGTTAACCAGTCGTATTATACATTTACGCATTACATACCAAAAGCGGCACGAGAAGCTGCTTTTATTCCCTCTTACTTTATCAACACTCCACAGGGCGTCAACTCGTTACCTTAGCGGTGCTactactaccccccccccccccccttatttttCACGCCAGCTCGCAGGAGCCACTACGCCAGGATCAAAATCGTTTACGGTTAAAACTCGTGCCTGAAATTAAGTTACGAAAAAATTCAGTTCGCTTCAAAAACGATGAAAAAAAGcgtggcctttttttttgttttagactGATGTAATGTATACATCGAGGTTCAAAGTCTTAAcatgtaataattattttttgcttcctCATCCTTTTTGAGCATATTTAGTACTAACATTCCTTTTATGAAACTGCTGTAAATCTAGGAACAACTCCTTGAATGTTCTCcagtgttcactttttttttttaaatatacatatataaacgtACGACTTTCATTTCCTCGTCCTGCCACCGGGCCTATGCAAGAGTCCGCCTGGGTTGGGGAAAAACAGGGCGAGGAAATAAAATGAGGGATTTGACGGTACTTTTTCGGTGGGACTCGAAAACTTTGTTAATCCATTCAGCacgccccaaaaataaaatcatctcagttgtttttttgaccTACGGGACTGTTGTCAGGACGTTTGAGGGGGAAGCGCCTGGAATGTAGACACTAcacaactaaatattttttcggttcatttttttttttttaattgttggaTATAATTTTCTgagttatttgtttgtttggaaaCTAAACCCACACACCCAAAAACCCTCCAGGTTTTTTCTCCTCCAATGTTTATCcgtcctttttgttgttttgtttcggTGAGGGTGAATGCAATATACATGGTCAACCCTCAGcctattgtattatattattactGTTAAGGACTGAGATATAcagaagttatttttattttgttacatttcatattctatatatatatcttgacAAAAGTATCTATATTCCGATGTTTACAATAAGATtttaatttttctattttttctttgcgCGGGCGATAAACACGAATGAATTTGCAACGCTTTATCTGCTTCGTAGTTGTTAGATTTGTCGGAACGCCACCACTGGAAATATGGAATGTGCGTGCAcaagcatgttaaaaaaaaaaaagtaaatttaaacCGCTGAAGTTATGAGCTGCCTGCTAATGCGTGTTTAAGAAAGTGTACCTTTTTTTAGTAGCCGTTTTTTGTGCTAATTTTACTACTTTATGTATATGTAGGGGGCAAGTCTTATGGCATATATAAAAATCTCAATTCAAAATGGGGCGGAGttaggagtttaaaaaaaatgcaagactATATTTTATAAACAGGCCTTTTAAGTTATTGCGGCCAAAGCActgatgttattattatatatatttgctgTAAAGAGAATTTTAagagttttatttttctgatattAAAGTTACTTAATAAAGACGGTTTCATTTAAAGCCACATTGATTCTCTTGTTTGTATCACTGATGACTTGATTTATTCAtgtaaaagtgtgtttaaatgTGGGATCATTAACATCAGCATGCATTACAAaggttatatatttatatttacatacacctgattaaaaaaaaaaaacactactgaCCAATCACAACAGGAACATTGTATGTTATGTTGGTGAAACGGTGGGAAGACAAAATGGCGTCCTTAGTGTTCCAATACAAATGCACAGTAGGTCAAAAGTAAAGTGCTAAACATAAAAAAGTCACTTcataaaaaggtaaaaaaaaaaagaaagaaaagaaaggtcaACACAAATGTATCAAAACGGCTAGGAAATGTAGATTTACAGCTTGTACTTTATGAACTGAATCAatcactggccacaacattaggtacacaatCTAATGAAATGTTAAACGCTGCCTTTACAAATTATCATCTTCAGAGACTCACACACCCACCTGTAATTCTCACAATACCTTTGATTCATGGCAAAGTCACGTCTGACATTAGGTTTTACAAcattatccttttttttattgtaaattatgaGTTCTTGTATAATATGCCTTTCTCATAAAATTTGACTGTTGTAGTATTGACCTGTTTTCCAgataaaatgatcttttttcatGAAACCTCTAAAAAttctcattaattttttttctatagtcAAATTTCCACAATATTTGTCActccatttattttgaaatatttcaaatgtagtcacataaaataaacactCATGCTACCATTTCCCGCCCATATTTTCTCATAAAAGTACAATTTAATTCACTTTGCAttcgcccctttttttttctcaaaatgacaACTTCATTGTTATAAAATTCTAACGCTAAAGTACTCTTCACTTCAttgttgtaaaattattttcagtaaGATACAACTTTCATataattttacaaatttttcTTCTCATAATAGATGAATATTACCCCTTCTTGGTGAAAAATACAACTATTCAAAAACAGGACTTCTCAACAGGAATTCTCAACATCCTCCTTTTAaagctatgatttttttttggccaACTTATTGCCCCTTTTCACCTGATACAAttgaagctcttttttttctgcataaaacatttttctccCAATAGTCCACTTCCCCCTCAATAAagatacaactttattcttatcATTTTTCTCAACTTTTCTCAGTTAAAAGTCCGATTTCATGCCCTtaaaattcttgtaatatttccattttatttcttggtat is a window from the Vanacampus margaritifer isolate UIUO_Vmar chromosome 3, RoL_Vmar_1.0, whole genome shotgun sequence genome containing:
- the LOC144048715 gene encoding RNA-binding protein MEX3B-like, producing the protein MPSSMSLLEADEGESEVPPPPLVHAFAGMGLDEHLGTQSQAAAELSDESPALYHHHQLIPVSHFNLLGTVLDLKPLPHRPPSGDEGNVTPEDEEPQVPTTSGSPLLSQAHQYIHSSGPGGSVMPSALDQMETVLLYNGDERGDDAGVYCGEPGGGCFEAEASLLARRKSVNTTECVAVPSSEHVAEIVGRQGCKIKALRAKTNTYIKTPVRGEQPVFVVTGRKEDVCMAKQEILSAAEHFSLIRASRNKAGTLSVASGPGIPALPGQTTIQVRVPYRVVGLVVGPKGATIKRIQQQTHTYIVTPSRDKEPVFEVTGMPENVDRAREEIEAHIALRTGTCGGGGGGLEVPGADNNDFQFNGTDVSFDNSEAGWFRAGGLLPANPSSGQRANAGGGVRMSSTYRNDSSSSLGSGSSSTDSFYGGGGANRMADFSPTCSFNANSNNNNNSSSSSSNDNTGATSFWFGDSLTPGGSEDLVAAAGGNSSSGFEPLTISTAAAPPHIWSPFVDHQSLQAFDARPTQTSQPGTPRLSPTFPGVDALEHPQALHMLRAPFGGTQRPPSYCSAFSSSSGDSSSSSPPEPSLAYGAGPGRRPGPDACVRCLDGRAVAALVPCGHNLFCAKCAGQICQCPDAVCPVCLSPVTQALRLRNM